GCTCCAGCTGGACGGCCTCTTGGGAGAGCTGAAGAAGCGGCGCCATTACGAAAAGCCCTCGGTGAAAAAGAAGAACAAGCAGCTGGAGGCGCAGAAACGAAGGCGGAAGCTCCTGAAGCGCTCGAACTCAAGGCCATCCGGTTCGAGTTCGGGGCCGAGGCCGGGAAGGCCGTCGCAGTCACCCGCCTCATCGAAC
The genomic region above belongs to Nitrospirota bacterium and contains:
- the rpsU gene encoding 30S ribosomal protein S21 — its product is MEVRVQSQNIEKALRDLKKKLQLDGLLGELKKRRHYEKPSVKKKNKQLEAQKRRRKLLKRSNSRPSGSSSGPRPGRPSQSPASSNSR